From a region of the Corythoichthys intestinalis isolate RoL2023-P3 chromosome 7, ASM3026506v1, whole genome shotgun sequence genome:
- the LOC130918478 gene encoding transcription factor 7-like 1-B, producing MHITPKSNYGAGPEEKSSPTLKTRKSVERGKTYIKKPLNAFMLYAKEQRPFVKMIYADKDSGTVNKLLGQMWQALQVSEKAVYFEEAQRLEREHVIKYPNWSAKDNYGKSKRTKRSNAASCTSHHPTATLVAAYPVTATPAGAFPIAAYPVAGYPVAGYPVAAHPVAGYPVAGYPVAGYPVAGYPVAGYPVAGYPAAASPGAASPGAASPGAAYPAAAYSAAAFAVAANHVSAPVTNSPPSSSDLETELPMPPSLEEELSDFLEDLANQPQDQWPDFHFDASLFDL from the exons ATGCACATTACCCCAAAGTCCAACTATGGTGCAGGTCCTGAAGAAAAGTCCTCGCCAACCTT gaaaACAAGGAAATCAGTGGAGCGGGGAAAAACCTATATTAAAAAGCCGCTGAATGCCTTTATGTTGTACGCAAAGGAGCAGCGCCCATTTGTAAAAATGATTTATGCCGATAAAGACAGCGGCACAGTCAACAAGCTCCTGGGACAGATG TGGCAAGCGCTCCAAGTCAGCGAAAAAGCAGTGTATTTTGAAGAGGCACAGCGACTGGAACGGGAGCACGTAATAAAATATCCAAACTGGTCGGCCAAAGACAACTAT ggCAAATCAAAGAGGACAAAGCGTTCCAATGCAGCAA GTTGCACGAGCCATCACCCCACTGCCACTCTGGTCGCTGCCTATCCGGTGACTGCCACTCCGGCCGGTGCCTTTCCGATCGCTGCCTATCCGGTGGCTGGCTATCCGGTCGCTGGCTATCCGGTGGCTGCCCATCCGGTGGCTGGCTATCCGGTCGCTGGCTATCCGGTCGCTGGCTATCCGGTCGCTGGCTATCCGGTCGCTGGCTATCCGGTCGCTGGCTACCCGGCCGCTGCCTCTCCGGGCGCTGCCTCTCCGGGCGCTGCCTCTCCGGGCGCTGCTTATCCGGCCGCTGCTTATTCGGCCGCTGCCTTTGCTGTTGCTGCCAATCATGTCTCTGCCCCAGTCACCAAttcccctccctcctcctcggaCTTGGAAACAGAGCTCCCAATGCCGCCCAGCCTTGAGGAGGAATTGTCTGATTTTTTGGAAGACCTGGCAAATCAGCCACAGGATCAATGGCCAGATTTCCACTTTGATGCATCCCTCTTCGATTTGTAA
- the faslg gene encoding tumor necrosis factor ligand superfamily member 6, which yields MQSGAFGGNGIMSCDQSYPFQQVFFVDRGQRQLQQHQLGPVWPQKDRKVGGGIPMLATVVLLLFLTVFAALGFGGYLMYNMQMELKDLRKMSRELKQAQEFSKAQKQIGLKDEPGRNKDEKKKREDERTAAHVIGRIEKSNFPKMLRWDSHITGAFTGGGVAYQVSNGALRVNQSGLYHVYSRVELIFKDCSPTSSFFHTVFVRSASGHDNALLEANRVGFCSQRQNVRHAWTADSYLASALSLQQNDSVLVNVSHPEFLSHSSHANFFGLYKI from the exons ATGCAAAGCGGCGCATTTGGAGGAAACGGCATCATGAGCTGTGACCAGAGCTACCCCTTCCAACAAGTGTTCTTCGTGGACAGAGGTCAGCGGCAACTTCAGCAGCATCAGCTGGGACCTGTCTGGCCTCAGAAGGATCGAAAGGTGGGCGGTGGCATCCCCATGTTGGCCACTGTGGTCCTGCTGCTCTTTCTTACGGTGTTTGCGGCACTGGGCTTCGGCGGGTACCTAATGTACAACATGCAGATGGAGCTGAAAGATTTGAGGAAG ATGTCACGTGAGCTCAAGCAAGCGCAAGAGTTCAGCAAAGCCCAGAAGCAAATCG GTTTAAAGGATGAACCTGGTCGGAACAAAGACGAAAAAAAGAAGAGAGAAGACGAAAGGACTGCAGCGCATGTCATAG GGAGAATTGAAAAGAGCAACTTCCCCAAAATGCTTCGCTGGGACTCGCACATCACCGGCGCGTTCACCGGCGGAGGCGTGGCCTACCAGGTGTCGAACGGCGCCCTTCGCGTCAACCAGAGCGGACTGTACCACGTTTACTCACGGGTGGAGCTCATCTTCAAGGACTGCTCGCCCACGTCCTCCTTCTTCCACACAGTGTTCGTCCGGTCGGCGTCGGGTCACGACAACGCCCTGCTGGAGGCGAACCGGGTCGGCTTCTGTTCTCAGCGCCAGAACGTACGGCACGCTTGGACCGCCGACAGCTACTTGGCGTCGGCGCTCAGCCTACAACAAAACGACAGCGTGCTGGTCAATGTGTCACACCCGGAATTTCTCAGTCACTCGAGCCACGCCAACTTTTTCGGACTTTACAAGATCTGA